Proteins encoded together in one Pseudomonas arsenicoxydans window:
- a CDS encoding Pr6Pr family membrane protein, with protein sequence MLKLLAPGAVARRRVVAVAAVLGWAGLSIQLYLILYSRWSLEASLLGGLLSFFSYFTVLTNTLVATVLTCEWTSRESAARRWFLQPWVSSGIAVSIAVVGLAYSLLLRHLWHPEGWQFLADELMHDVMPLLFLAYWWCCVPKGTLRVGHIGRWVIYPLVYFAYSLLRGHELAVYPYPFIDVDKLGYPQVFVNAAGLLAGFVLISLLVIGLDRWLGRRAKVSG encoded by the coding sequence ATGCTCAAGCTGTTGGCGCCTGGTGCTGTCGCGAGGCGCCGTGTCGTGGCGGTGGCGGCGGTGCTCGGGTGGGCAGGTTTGAGCATCCAGCTCTACCTGATTCTCTACTCACGCTGGAGTCTGGAAGCCAGTTTGCTGGGCGGGCTGTTGAGTTTTTTCAGTTACTTCACGGTGCTGACCAATACGCTGGTGGCGACCGTCCTGACCTGCGAATGGACGTCCCGCGAATCGGCGGCGCGCCGCTGGTTTTTGCAGCCATGGGTGAGCAGTGGGATTGCCGTCAGCATTGCCGTGGTCGGCTTGGCGTACAGCCTTTTGCTGCGCCATCTGTGGCACCCCGAAGGCTGGCAGTTTCTGGCCGATGAGTTGATGCATGACGTCATGCCGCTGCTGTTTCTGGCGTATTGGTGGTGCTGTGTGCCCAAGGGCACGTTGCGGGTAGGGCATATCGGCCGGTGGGTGATTTACCCGCTGGTGTATTTCGCCTATTCACTGCTGCGTGGGCATGAGTTGGCGGTCTATCCCTATCCATTCATTGATGTGGACAAGCTGGGTTATCCACAGGTGTTTGTGAATGCCGCAGGATTGCTGGCGGGGTTTGTGCTGATCTCATTGCTGGTGATCGGGTTGGATCGGTGGCTTGGGCGTCGTGCAAAGGTTAGTGGTTGA
- a CDS encoding CS1 type fimbrial major subunit, translating to MFKKLTVTPVLAAALLASSWAYAAREVRTFDVFVTIPTLAFYVIPSDPGWIHLEQRLPWNLTASTLGSLRKYFDVKNEAGSIEARLEGRPYLSNGTDAHDIGLRVLFNGVLLSELDNREVLPMSEAALGKRVLLEVLPFPPVDGVYKPGNYFGSVNLIFNAVLPGA from the coding sequence ATGTTCAAGAAACTGACTGTCACGCCCGTGTTGGCTGCCGCCCTGTTGGCAAGCTCGTGGGCCTATGCGGCCAGAGAAGTGCGCACGTTCGACGTGTTCGTGACGATTCCGACCCTGGCGTTCTACGTGATCCCCTCTGACCCTGGGTGGATTCATCTTGAACAACGCCTGCCGTGGAACCTCACGGCGTCGACACTGGGCAGTCTGCGCAAGTACTTCGATGTGAAAAACGAGGCCGGCTCGATTGAAGCAAGGCTTGAGGGCCGGCCTTATCTTTCGAACGGCACCGATGCCCATGACATTGGCTTGCGAGTGCTATTCAACGGCGTTCTGTTGAGTGAACTGGATAACCGCGAAGTGTTGCCGATGAGCGAAGCGGCGTTGGGTAAACGGGTCCTGCTGGAGGTCTTGCCATTTCCACCGGTCGACGGCGTTTACAAGCCTGGAAATTACTTTGGAAGCGTCAATCTGATTTTCAATGCGGTGTTGCCGGGGGCGTGA
- a CDS encoding CS1-pili formation C-terminal domain-containing protein, whose amino-acid sequence MFPMTPIATALALCFCATALAAPADNGHTPRSLLAQAKGLPSEFEEHFFDVPLAVRVELDQQFLGEAMVVLTRDDRITLVDFNDVSDSTIKPSEREIWANHLKQGVALGACQANCPEQLLAVHYSLENSLVSILTENAERDDQAQQYYNLPEGGSTGLIVRNQLNLNGGQNQDLGGRYGLEASSSLGNWTQAVNMQLSRLGGVDNQTYHAVHELFTQRELQGNFVRLGYFTPNSEGLTRQPRSFGASPDTALGVMYGSSDSLAINNPKPAVYPIYVTANRQGSVEIYRDGLLINTQAVPAGLQTLDTRPLPGGIYEVEVRLIEDSQITSSTLELVYKPNNWRNHDERWRYNLFAGRESKLLSNWEEQADGDMTAGAAFNFLWHPRVILGLTGRQVRDALQYGTSIDWAIVNNASLFANVYKTEDYGTGLDVQGLYSYGSGSLVASHNRSWLDTTRLYDTLPDGTRVQQRNVFIGQTSNSSLSVNHRLTSKSSANVRVSHSEGNTNGTGVDLGWTQRTRLFGSDANWRLSLFDRPGSVSSGDDRNRGIDLSVNIALGGPGEQISGSIGTRTAREGGRDNNASLTYRKDLQDHLLQNVSATVISDTYGIGLNAMGSMQSDLANADGFIQRSSFNNDLTGGLNLDSTVAVGGQKMVVTSQYHRSGAGMIIDVESDIDGIALRADDLSGGSAVLKPGRNFVPITAYKSSSVSFDFEGTHVPAATIQPARSSYHLNKGGVGYRQIRVMQTLTVLGRLIDPQGNPLKGHHIINHASRGVSEVDGFFSMEMNAGSPTLEVRHGNQLLCQFRLDPSRGRTENNVLMIGDLRCTPDTLADVGDAVQSAG is encoded by the coding sequence ATGTTCCCGATGACTCCCATCGCGACGGCGCTTGCCCTATGTTTTTGTGCAACCGCCCTGGCCGCGCCAGCGGACAACGGCCACACACCTCGAAGTTTGCTTGCGCAAGCCAAGGGGTTACCGAGCGAGTTCGAAGAGCACTTCTTTGATGTGCCGCTGGCGGTGCGCGTGGAACTTGATCAACAGTTTCTCGGTGAAGCGATGGTCGTGTTGACCCGCGACGATCGAATCACCTTAGTTGACTTCAATGATGTCAGCGACAGCACAATCAAGCCCAGCGAACGCGAGATCTGGGCCAACCATCTGAAACAAGGCGTGGCGCTGGGCGCCTGCCAAGCCAACTGCCCCGAACAACTGTTGGCCGTGCACTACAGCCTCGAAAACTCGCTGGTGTCGATTCTCACGGAGAACGCGGAACGGGACGATCAGGCGCAGCAGTATTACAACCTGCCCGAAGGTGGCAGCACTGGCTTGATCGTGCGCAACCAATTGAACCTCAATGGCGGCCAGAACCAGGACCTCGGTGGTCGTTACGGTCTGGAAGCCAGCAGCAGCCTGGGCAACTGGACCCAAGCGGTCAATATGCAGCTATCGCGCCTGGGTGGTGTCGACAACCAGACCTATCACGCCGTGCATGAGCTGTTTACCCAGCGTGAATTGCAGGGCAACTTTGTGCGTCTGGGCTACTTCACGCCCAACTCCGAAGGCCTGACCCGTCAGCCGCGTTCGTTTGGGGCGAGCCCCGATACCGCGTTGGGCGTCATGTATGGCAGCTCCGACAGCCTGGCCATCAACAATCCGAAACCGGCGGTTTATCCAATCTACGTCACAGCCAATCGACAGGGTTCTGTGGAGATATACCGCGACGGTTTGCTGATCAACACTCAGGCAGTCCCGGCAGGGTTGCAGACCCTCGATACGCGTCCGCTGCCCGGCGGTATTTATGAAGTGGAAGTGCGCCTGATCGAAGACAGCCAGATCACCTCCAGCACCCTGGAGCTGGTCTACAAACCGAACAATTGGCGCAATCATGACGAGCGCTGGCGCTACAACCTGTTCGCCGGTCGCGAATCCAAATTGCTCAGCAACTGGGAAGAGCAGGCCGACGGCGACATGACCGCCGGTGCCGCCTTCAACTTCCTGTGGCACCCGCGTGTGATCCTCGGCCTGACAGGGCGGCAGGTGCGCGACGCTCTGCAATACGGCACCTCGATTGACTGGGCAATCGTCAACAACGCCAGCCTTTTCGCCAACGTCTACAAGACCGAAGACTACGGCACCGGTCTCGATGTGCAGGGACTGTATTCCTATGGCAGTGGCAGCCTCGTCGCCAGCCATAACCGCAGCTGGCTCGACACCACTCGGCTGTACGACACCTTGCCCGACGGCACGCGGGTGCAGCAGCGCAACGTATTCATTGGGCAAACCAGTAACTCGTCGTTATCGGTAAACCACCGGCTTACCAGCAAAAGTTCGGCTAATGTCCGGGTGTCCCACAGCGAAGGCAACACCAATGGGACGGGCGTGGATCTGGGATGGACTCAACGCACTCGGCTGTTCGGCAGTGATGCCAATTGGCGCCTGTCGCTGTTTGATCGTCCGGGCAGCGTGAGCTCGGGAGACGACCGTAATCGGGGCATCGACTTGAGTGTGAACATTGCGTTGGGCGGCCCCGGTGAGCAGATCTCCGGCAGCATCGGCACGCGCACAGCCCGTGAAGGTGGCCGTGATAACAATGCCTCGCTCACCTACCGCAAAGACTTGCAGGATCATCTGCTGCAAAACGTCTCGGCCACGGTCATCAGCGACACCTACGGCATCGGTTTGAACGCGATGGGGTCGATGCAATCGGACCTGGCCAACGCTGACGGTTTTATTCAGCGCTCGTCGTTCAACAACGACCTCACCGGCGGTTTGAACCTGGACAGCACCGTGGCCGTCGGCGGTCAAAAAATGGTCGTGACCAGCCAATACCACCGCAGTGGTGCCGGCATGATCATCGATGTCGAATCGGACATCGACGGTATCGCCTTGCGCGCCGACGATTTGAGCGGTGGCAGTGCGGTGCTCAAACCCGGGCGCAATTTTGTGCCGATCACGGCTTACAAAAGCAGCTCGGTCAGTTTCGATTTCGAGGGCACCCACGTCCCCGCCGCGACCATTCAACCGGCCCGTTCCAGCTATCACCTGAACAAGGGCGGCGTGGGCTATCGGCAGATTCGCGTGATGCAAACCCTCACCGTACTCGGTCGCCTGATCGACCCTCAGGGCAATCCGCTCAAGGGCCATCACATCATCAACCACGCGAGTCGCGGGGTGAGTGAGGTGGACGGGTTCTTCTCCATGGAAATGAACGCCGGCTCACCGACCCTGGAAGTGCGCCACGGCAATCAGTTGCTGTGTCAGTTCCGGCTGGACCCAAGCCGTGGGCGTACTGAAAACAATGTGTTGATGATCGGGGATTTGCGCTGCACTCCAGACACGTTGGCAGACGTTGGTGATGCCGTGCAGAGCGCCGGTTGA
- a CDS encoding VF530 family protein, with amino-acid sequence MTEQNNNPLHGVTLEQILNVLVEHYEWSGLAERIDIRCFKSDPSIKSSLTFLRKTPWAREKVERLYVKLMRTKRPV; translated from the coding sequence ATGACCGAACAGAACAACAACCCGCTGCACGGCGTGACGCTGGAGCAAATCCTCAACGTCCTGGTTGAACATTACGAATGGTCGGGGCTGGCCGAGCGCATCGATATCCGCTGCTTCAAGAGCGACCCGAGCATCAAGTCGAGCCTGACGTTCCTGCGTAAAACCCCGTGGGCGCGGGAGAAGGTCGAGCGCTTGTACGTGAAGTTGATGCGCACCAAGCGTCCGGTCTGA
- a CDS encoding siderophore-interacting protein, protein MTEVIVQSIHRVMHEIKRRRLQVLRVVDLTPRMRRITLGGPELAGFVSLGTDDHVKLLFPQNAAEQAALETLVLGAGKDNGPLPAMRDYTPRRYDLDTLELDIDFVLHGDGPASTWAEQAQPGQFLHIGGPRGSMIVPDMFDSYLLIGDETALPAIARRLEGLAANRRALVVIEVENGAEQQKLESPAQVNVIWVLREGGRNNLLSTVKQLQIPGGSLYAWVATETKVSRQIRRVLLDEHGLNEQFVKAVGYWRADDSDEE, encoded by the coding sequence ATGACTGAAGTGATCGTGCAATCCATTCACCGTGTCATGCATGAAATCAAACGCCGTCGCCTGCAAGTGTTGCGGGTGGTTGACCTGACGCCGCGGATGCGCCGGATTACGTTGGGCGGGCCGGAGCTGGCCGGCTTCGTCAGCCTCGGCACGGACGACCACGTCAAACTGCTGTTCCCGCAAAACGCGGCGGAACAAGCGGCGCTGGAAACTCTGGTGCTCGGTGCTGGCAAAGACAACGGCCCCCTGCCGGCAATGCGCGATTACACGCCACGTCGTTACGACCTCGACACGCTGGAACTGGACATCGACTTTGTGTTGCACGGTGACGGCCCTGCCTCGACCTGGGCCGAGCAGGCCCAACCTGGCCAGTTCCTGCACATCGGCGGGCCACGCGGCTCGATGATCGTGCCGGACATGTTTGACAGCTACTTGTTGATCGGCGATGAAACCGCCCTGCCCGCTATCGCCCGGCGTCTCGAAGGCCTGGCGGCCAATCGGCGTGCGTTGGTGGTCATCGAAGTGGAAAACGGCGCCGAACAGCAAAAACTCGAAAGCCCGGCTCAGGTCAACGTGATCTGGGTCCTGCGCGAGGGCGGCCGGAACAACCTGCTGAGCACCGTCAAGCAACTGCAAATTCCCGGCGGCAGCCTGTACGCCTGGGTGGCCACCGAGACCAAAGTATCGCGGCAGATCCGTCGGGTGCTGCTCGATGAGCACGGCCTGAACGAGCAATTCGTCAAAGCGGTCGGCTACTGGCGCGCGGATGACAGCGACGAGGAGTGA
- a CDS encoding PadR family transcriptional regulator, with protein MRDHHSHRDHGDGRDGFEKRPGPGRERGGRGPRVFAPGDLKLLLLALIAEQPCHGYDLIRQIESMFDGAYSPSPGVIYPTLTFLEESEMILGDAEGGKKRYSITDAGRLSLTDQAIALDGVRMRIEVSKRSLRGHDRPAEIHEAVHNLRHALQMHHGRWSPEEILRVRDLLNNTAKAIVDGPAVQEKAE; from the coding sequence ATGAGAGACCATCATTCCCATCGAGACCACGGCGACGGCCGTGACGGCTTCGAAAAACGTCCTGGCCCCGGCCGCGAACGCGGCGGTCGTGGCCCGCGCGTATTTGCCCCTGGCGACCTGAAACTGCTGCTGCTGGCGTTGATCGCCGAGCAGCCTTGCCACGGCTATGACCTGATCCGCCAGATCGAAAGCATGTTCGACGGCGCCTACAGCCCCAGCCCCGGCGTGATCTACCCGACCCTGACCTTCCTTGAAGAAAGCGAAATGATCCTGGGCGATGCCGAGGGCGGCAAAAAACGCTACAGCATCACCGACGCCGGGCGTCTGTCGTTGACCGACCAGGCCATTGCGCTGGACGGCGTGCGGATGCGCATCGAGGTCAGCAAGCGCTCATTGCGCGGCCATGATCGTCCCGCCGAGATCCACGAGGCTGTGCATAACTTGCGTCACGCCTTGCAGATGCACCACGGCCGCTGGAGCCCGGAAGAAATCCTGCGGGTGCGCGACCTGCTCAACAACACCGCCAAAGCCATCGTCGACGGCCCTGCCGTTCAGGAGAAAGCTGAATGA
- a CDS encoding carbohydrate porin, whose translation MPDFQTSRDSAVRIAVASRKALNLMGGFTALGLATCSQAAPAFDSQSPWMLGDWNGTRSELSEKGYDFKVDYTGEMGSNLHGGYDHDRTARYSDQFGLGTHLDLQKILGWDAAEFQLTVTERNGNNISNDRINDPRVGGFTSAQEVWGRGQTWRLTQMWYQQKFFDQKLDIKVGRFGEGEDFNSFPCDFQNLAFCGSQVGNWVGGIWYNWPVSQWAMRVKYHLTPELYAQIGAYEQNPSNLDRGNGFKLSGSGTQGAILPVELVWSPKLNGLPGEYRAGYYYSSANATDVYKDSNGQPAALSGEAYRSASSKHGVWLGVQQQITSRASDNSRGLSVFANGTMHDKKTNAIDNYVQAGVVYKGLFDARAKDDIGFALARVHVNPAYRKNAEATNQAHAVFDYDDPSFLPPQDTEYSAELYYGVHVTNWLTVRPNLQYIRHPGGVDKVDDALIGGIKIQSSF comes from the coding sequence ATGCCTGATTTTCAAACTTCGCGAGACAGCGCTGTCCGCATCGCTGTTGCCAGCCGAAAAGCACTGAACCTGATGGGCGGTTTCACCGCGCTGGGCCTCGCCACCTGCTCCCAGGCCGCGCCAGCCTTTGATAGCCAATCACCCTGGATGCTCGGCGACTGGAATGGCACGCGCAGCGAACTTTCGGAAAAAGGCTACGACTTCAAAGTCGATTACACCGGCGAAATGGGCAGCAATCTGCACGGTGGTTACGACCATGACCGCACGGCGCGCTACAGCGATCAGTTCGGCCTCGGCACCCACCTGGACTTGCAGAAGATTCTGGGCTGGGATGCGGCTGAATTTCAGCTGACCGTCACCGAGCGCAACGGCAACAACATCAGCAATGACCGCATCAACGATCCGCGCGTCGGTGGTTTCACCTCGGCCCAGGAAGTCTGGGGCCGTGGGCAAACCTGGCGCCTGACGCAGATGTGGTATCAGCAGAAATTCTTCGATCAGAAGCTCGATATCAAGGTCGGCCGCTTTGGCGAAGGCGAGGACTTCAACAGCTTCCCTTGCGACTTCCAGAACCTGGCGTTCTGCGGCTCCCAGGTCGGCAACTGGGTCGGTGGCATCTGGTACAACTGGCCAGTCAGCCAGTGGGCGATGCGCGTCAAATATCACCTGACGCCAGAGCTGTATGCGCAAATCGGCGCGTATGAGCAGAACCCGTCGAACCTCGATCGCGGCAACGGCTTCAAACTCAGCGGCAGCGGCACCCAGGGCGCGATCCTGCCGGTGGAACTGGTGTGGTCGCCCAAGCTCAATGGTCTGCCGGGTGAATACCGCGCCGGTTATTACTACAGCAGCGCCAACGCCACCGATGTCTACAAGGACAGCAACGGCCAGCCTGCCGCGCTCAGTGGCGAGGCTTACCGCAGCGCGTCGAGCAAACACGGCGTGTGGCTCGGTGTGCAGCAGCAGATCACCAGCCGTGCCAGCGACAACTCGCGCGGCTTGAGCGTGTTCGCCAACGGCACGATGCACGACAAGAAGACCAACGCCATCGACAACTATGTCCAGGCCGGCGTCGTCTACAAAGGCTTGTTCGATGCACGCGCCAAAGACGACATCGGCTTCGCTCTGGCGCGGGTTCACGTCAACCCGGCCTATCGCAAGAACGCCGAGGCAACCAATCAGGCCCACGCAGTCTTCGACTACGACGACCCGTCGTTCCTGCCGCCGCAGGACACCGAATACAGCGCCGAACTCTATTACGGCGTGCACGTCACGAATTGGCTGACCGTGCGCCCCAATCTGCAATACATCCGCCACCCCGGTGGCGTGGACAAGGTCGATGACGCGTTGATTGGCGGGATAAAAATCCAGTCATCGTTCTAA
- a CDS encoding pilus assembly protein, protein MKHLLALFGFYLFAQLAHAAPSINIGTVYDYLDGDKSTYLKRVFNGGDSTAFVKVNILEILYEADGTSREVPLKTQADGNARDGLMASPARLIVPANGMQGTRLLYMGERDRERYFRVRFVPVVPEKEDEFAVSSEDREDYKKSLSAGVTVLAGYGAVFFVRPKDMRFDSAIENDAGKYRIRNNGNTVVVIDEFKDCSIKNEQDCQPTTKHHILAGRTFQFEKQAGREYRFTLVEGESSKNIDVKG, encoded by the coding sequence ATGAAACACCTGTTGGCACTGTTTGGTTTTTATCTTTTCGCGCAACTGGCTCACGCGGCACCGAGCATCAATATCGGGACCGTTTACGACTATCTGGACGGCGACAAAAGTACCTACTTGAAACGCGTGTTCAATGGCGGCGACAGCACGGCCTTCGTCAAGGTCAACATCCTTGAAATCCTTTATGAGGCTGACGGCACCTCGCGCGAAGTGCCGCTCAAGACCCAGGCCGACGGCAATGCCCGGGATGGCTTGATGGCCAGTCCGGCGCGGCTGATCGTGCCGGCCAACGGCATGCAGGGCACACGGTTGCTGTACATGGGGGAACGCGACCGAGAGCGCTACTTCCGGGTACGTTTCGTGCCGGTCGTACCGGAGAAGGAAGACGAATTCGCCGTCTCCAGCGAAGACCGCGAAGACTACAAAAAGTCCTTGTCCGCCGGGGTCACCGTGCTGGCAGGTTACGGTGCGGTGTTTTTCGTGCGGCCCAAGGACATGCGTTTCGACAGCGCGATCGAGAACGACGCGGGCAAATATCGCATCCGCAACAACGGCAACACGGTGGTGGTGATCGACGAGTTCAAGGATTGCTCGATCAAGAACGAGCAGGACTGCCAGCCGACGACCAAGCATCACATTCTGGCCGGTCGCACGTTTCAGTTCGAGAAGCAGGCCGGTCGCGAATACCGCTTCACCTTGGTCGAAGGTGAGAGCAGCAAAAACATCGACGTGAAGGGCTGA